A part of Gemmatimonas groenlandica genomic DNA contains:
- a CDS encoding tetratricopeptide repeat protein, whose translation MSLTGSDLQARFDAIHETLVAKPAPDERERVKQEIISLFRDADAAATAALAFKASVKELVEHWKQLDGRAATVAGSGRVDHLGASTFVEKGWSKLSLGDPAGAEVALRRALELAPGSNDAETLLGWAQMMQQQYDAARTTFQQVLLREPEHALAHTNVGYVCLRQGRYGEAIEHLSRVIRLDLDRKATLYAHLYLGMVYREREMYDDAEAFFRKALELGPNLLQSWYELGRVHWFSGRRDDAIASWRSGAEANKFNPWGKRCAELLGLVEQGGAPPRAD comes from the coding sequence ATGTCGTTAACCGGCTCCGACCTGCAGGCGCGCTTCGATGCCATCCACGAGACGCTGGTCGCCAAGCCCGCGCCGGATGAGCGTGAGCGCGTGAAACAGGAAATCATCTCGCTCTTCCGTGATGCCGATGCGGCCGCCACGGCCGCGCTGGCGTTCAAGGCGAGCGTGAAGGAACTGGTCGAACACTGGAAGCAGCTCGATGGCCGCGCGGCGACCGTCGCGGGCTCGGGTCGCGTCGACCATCTGGGTGCGTCGACGTTCGTGGAGAAAGGTTGGTCGAAGCTGTCACTGGGCGACCCGGCGGGCGCCGAGGTGGCGCTGCGACGCGCGCTCGAGCTGGCACCCGGCAGCAATGACGCCGAGACACTGCTGGGATGGGCGCAGATGATGCAACAGCAGTACGATGCCGCCCGCACCACGTTCCAGCAGGTCCTCCTGCGCGAACCCGAGCACGCGCTCGCGCACACGAACGTGGGCTACGTCTGCCTGCGCCAGGGACGGTACGGTGAGGCGATCGAGCATCTCTCGCGCGTGATCCGGCTCGATCTCGACCGGAAGGCGACGCTGTACGCGCATCTCTATCTGGGCATGGTGTATCGCGAACGCGAGATGTACGACGATGCGGAAGCGTTCTTCCGAAAGGCGCTCGAGCTCGGACCCAACCTGCTGCAGAGCTGGTATGAACTGGGACGCGTTCACTGGTTCTCCGGACGGCGCGATGACGCCATCGCGTCGTGGCGTTCAGGAGCGGAGGCCAACAAGTTCAACCCATGGGGGAAACGCTGCGCGGAGCTGCTGGGGCTGGTAGAGCAGGGCGGAGCGCCACCGCGCGCCGACTAG
- a CDS encoding chemotaxis protein CheW, whose translation MSTFKSTALFAVRRRAVSTVERATFVCFSIGAHRLAGPVELIDRVLRPSTDTPGVSFEGRELPYADLASPLGLALGGGAVGLRRVLVAHVNDTWWALPVDAVHDVVSVDASEVLPLPAGHPDAHRVGAIATFTRGGSTVLVLDLVRLLR comes from the coding sequence ATGAGCACGTTCAAGTCGACCGCGCTGTTCGCCGTCCGCCGCCGCGCCGTCAGCACGGTGGAGCGGGCGACGTTCGTCTGTTTTTCGATCGGAGCGCATCGACTCGCCGGACCGGTCGAGCTCATCGACCGCGTGCTGCGTCCTTCTACCGACACGCCCGGCGTCTCCTTCGAGGGACGCGAGTTGCCCTACGCCGATCTCGCCTCACCGCTCGGCCTTGCCCTCGGCGGCGGTGCGGTCGGGCTGCGTCGCGTACTCGTGGCGCACGTGAACGACACCTGGTGGGCGCTCCCGGTCGACGCGGTGCACGATGTCGTCAGCGTGGATGCGAGTGAGGTGCTGCCTTTGCCGGCGGGGCATCCCGACGCGCATCGCGTCGGCGCCATTGCCACCTTCACGCGAGGTGGCAGTACTGTTCTGGTGCTCGATCTTGTTCGCCTTCTCCGCTGA
- the cheB gene encoding chemotaxis-specific protein-glutamate methyltransferase CheB: MSSSSALGSARRRVLVVDDSAFMRRLVSDIVASSGEFEVVGTARDGLDALRQMPLLDPDLVTLDVDMPNLDGLACLDRIMREWPRPVVMLSAGGSDGGADATLRALDRGAVEFVRKPSGAISLDLELVRDQLLEALRAAAAVTQLGIPLPSPTLVSPDFAMRGSAHDRGLRSPARGTSRSTHGQAPSCLVCIAASTGGPAALSQIIPLLPRFERAAVLIVQHMPAGFTASFASRLHGISRLAVHEAMHGEPLHAGHVYVAPGGFHLRVGGTTVAPLALLDQEPTEWGVRPAADRLFTSAASCYGAACLGVVLTGMGRDGADGLLAIRQAGGLAVVQERLSCVIPGMPDSALRVAGADHVVTLADMSHAIEGLVAAHGVATDTVEKIA, from the coding sequence ATGTCGTCCTCTAGCGCGCTGGGTAGCGCACGCCGCCGCGTTCTCGTCGTCGACGACAGTGCGTTCATGCGTCGGCTCGTCAGCGACATCGTGGCGTCCAGCGGCGAGTTCGAGGTAGTCGGTACCGCGCGCGACGGATTGGACGCGCTGCGTCAGATGCCGCTGCTCGACCCCGATCTGGTCACGCTCGACGTGGACATGCCCAATCTCGACGGATTGGCGTGTCTCGATCGGATCATGCGGGAGTGGCCACGGCCCGTGGTGATGCTGAGCGCGGGCGGCAGTGATGGCGGCGCGGATGCCACCCTGCGCGCGCTCGATCGCGGGGCGGTGGAGTTTGTGCGGAAACCGTCGGGCGCAATCAGTCTCGATCTCGAACTCGTGCGTGATCAGCTCCTCGAGGCGCTTCGCGCGGCGGCGGCGGTCACACAGCTCGGTATTCCGCTTCCGTCGCCCACGCTGGTGTCGCCTGATTTCGCGATGCGTGGCTCGGCGCACGATCGCGGGTTGCGCTCACCGGCGCGCGGCACGTCGCGGTCGACGCATGGCCAGGCCCCGTCGTGTCTCGTCTGCATCGCCGCCTCCACCGGCGGTCCGGCCGCCCTCAGCCAGATCATTCCGCTGTTGCCGCGATTTGAGCGGGCCGCCGTGCTCATTGTGCAGCACATGCCGGCTGGGTTCACCGCGAGCTTTGCCAGCCGACTGCACGGCATCTCGCGGCTGGCGGTCCACGAAGCGATGCACGGCGAGCCCCTCCATGCCGGCCACGTGTACGTGGCGCCCGGTGGCTTTCATCTGCGCGTGGGAGGCACGACAGTCGCGCCGTTGGCGCTGCTCGATCAGGAGCCCACGGAATGGGGGGTACGGCCGGCCGCCGACCGGCTCTTCACGTCGGCGGCGAGCTGCTACGGTGCGGCCTGTCTCGGGGTCGTGCTGACGGGAATGGGGCGCGACGGTGCCGACGGTCTGCTGGCGATCCGGCAAGCTGGCGGGCTTGCGGTGGTGCAGGAGCGTTTGTCCTGCGTCATCCCCGGCATGCCCGATTCAGCGCTTCGCGTGGCGGGCGCCGACCACGTCGTGACGCTGGCCGACATGTCGCACGCGATCGAAGGGCTCGTGGCGGCGCATGGCGTCGCGACCGACACCGTGGAGAAAATTGCGTGA
- a CDS encoding chemotaxis protein CheD, whose amino-acid sequence MTQHTVGIADLTAGAGDITLVTIGLGSCVAIALHDRATRVGALAHVLLPHHALTADTPSAGKAASTAVPAMLSRMQALGARHEIEARLVGGASMFPALLAPGAISLGARNVQAARAACAAHDIPIVGEAVGGDFGRSVSFDVSTGRVHVRSVRGDDVVL is encoded by the coding sequence ATGACTCAGCACACCGTTGGCATCGCCGATCTCACCGCCGGCGCCGGGGATATCACGCTCGTGACCATCGGACTCGGATCCTGCGTCGCGATCGCGTTGCACGATCGAGCGACTCGCGTCGGCGCCCTCGCGCACGTGCTGTTGCCGCATCATGCCCTCACCGCCGATACGCCGAGTGCGGGCAAGGCCGCGTCTACGGCGGTTCCGGCGATGCTCTCGCGTATGCAAGCACTCGGTGCCAGGCACGAGATCGAAGCGCGATTGGTTGGCGGGGCGAGCATGTTCCCCGCCTTGCTGGCGCCGGGCGCCATCAGTCTCGGTGCCCGCAATGTGCAGGCCGCCCGTGCGGCCTGCGCGGCGCACGACATTCCGATCGTGGGGGAAGCCGTCGGGGGAGATTTCGGTCGCTCGGTGTCCTTCGACGTGTCCACAGGACGGGTCCACGTGCGCTCTGTGCGAGGCGACGATGTCGTCCTCTAG
- a CDS encoding DUF4388 domain-containing protein, whose product MAIRGNLSEASLADVLQLLALGQKTGCLSIAREGSFGTVHFAAGRIVHAELVNRRDRLGDRLVRMGAITPDDLARVTAASAPQDDRELAHALLEQAIIEREVLVGEYRTQVEEAVYHLFSWTLGSFTFEPEADDSPDAALVSVSADSLLLEGARRVDEWTQIAKKVPSLDLIFELDGPRLAQREVPLSATQERILPFLDGTQDLNTVIERSGLGEFEVGKAVFGLLTAGYAQRVGRSAARRQPPPESRVAEHRNLGIAFYRTGMLDEAQREFRRVLELREADGVSRFHLGLVQLRRRDWAGAYATFLRASQEPDAPAAVLHNLAFVCEQRGDLVAAADYLEEATRRVVVPDPRIALSRATIALRVGDLVATESALADARSAWGARQPSAAWFHVAGLAAALGGDSARAAAVLEEGIALHPHAAALHNNLAVVQERRGSYELAARTIEHALLEDANCAHLHKNLGDYLYRAQRYDEAFESFVRVVRLMPSHGADVYLKLGNVHYRRGALNEAQRSWEQALALDPDNQIVRANLDAMRRSTTPVESAPVASSDDALVGGSV is encoded by the coding sequence GTGGCCATCCGCGGAAATCTCAGTGAAGCGTCGCTGGCCGACGTGCTGCAGCTGCTGGCGCTCGGTCAGAAGACGGGCTGTCTCAGCATTGCGCGCGAGGGCAGCTTCGGCACCGTGCATTTCGCCGCCGGTCGCATCGTGCATGCCGAGCTGGTGAATCGCCGCGACCGTCTCGGCGATCGTCTCGTGCGGATGGGCGCGATCACGCCCGATGATCTCGCACGTGTCACGGCCGCGAGCGCGCCGCAGGACGATCGGGAGCTGGCGCACGCCCTGCTGGAGCAGGCGATCATCGAACGTGAGGTGCTGGTCGGCGAGTATCGCACGCAGGTCGAAGAGGCGGTCTACCACCTGTTCAGCTGGACACTCGGCTCGTTCACCTTCGAGCCCGAGGCCGATGATTCGCCCGACGCGGCGCTGGTCTCGGTCAGTGCCGATTCGCTGCTGTTGGAAGGCGCGCGTCGCGTGGACGAGTGGACGCAGATCGCGAAGAAGGTGCCGAGCCTCGACCTGATCTTCGAGCTCGATGGTCCGCGCCTCGCGCAGCGCGAAGTGCCGCTCAGCGCGACCCAAGAGAGAATCCTGCCGTTTCTCGACGGAACGCAGGATCTCAACACCGTGATCGAGCGCTCGGGGCTTGGTGAGTTCGAGGTCGGCAAGGCGGTGTTCGGGCTGCTCACGGCCGGCTACGCGCAGCGTGTCGGCAGGAGTGCCGCGCGACGTCAGCCGCCGCCGGAGAGCCGTGTGGCCGAGCATCGCAATCTCGGTATCGCGTTCTATCGCACCGGGATGCTCGATGAGGCGCAGCGCGAGTTCCGCCGGGTGCTCGAGTTGCGGGAAGCTGATGGAGTGTCGCGCTTCCATCTCGGGCTCGTGCAGCTGCGTCGGCGCGACTGGGCGGGCGCCTACGCCACGTTCCTGCGCGCATCGCAGGAGCCGGATGCTCCGGCGGCGGTACTGCACAACCTCGCCTTCGTGTGCGAGCAGCGCGGGGATCTGGTGGCCGCGGCGGATTACCTCGAAGAGGCCACCCGGCGTGTCGTGGTGCCCGACCCCCGGATCGCACTCTCGAGGGCGACGATCGCCTTGCGTGTGGGCGACCTGGTGGCAACCGAGTCTGCACTCGCTGATGCACGCAGTGCCTGGGGGGCCCGTCAGCCGTCGGCCGCCTGGTTTCATGTGGCCGGCCTCGCGGCGGCACTCGGTGGAGATAGCGCACGCGCGGCGGCCGTGCTGGAAGAAGGCATTGCGCTACATCCGCACGCGGCCGCGCTGCACAACAATCTTGCCGTCGTACAGGAACGGCGCGGGAGCTACGAGCTGGCGGCGCGTACCATCGAGCACGCGTTGCTCGAGGACGCGAATTGCGCCCATCTGCACAAGAACCTCGGCGACTATCTGTATCGTGCGCAGCGATATGACGAGGCCTTTGAGTCGTTCGTGCGGGTGGTGCGGCTGATGCCGTCGCACGGTGCCGATGTCTATCTCAAGCTCGGCAATGTGCACTATCGGCGCGGTGCGTTGAACGAGGCACAGCGGTCGTGGGAGCAGGCCCTCGCCCTCGACCCGGACAATCAAATTGTTCGCGCGAATCTCGACGCGATGCGGCGCTCGACGACGCCAGTGGAGTCAGCGCCCGTAGCCAGCAGCGACGACGCGCTGGTGGGCGGATCCGTATGA
- a CDS encoding DnaA ATPase domain-containing protein, with amino-acid sequence MSGPLDGNYRFDTFVVGSSNRLAVSAARAVAEAPGSTYNPLFVYGGSGLGKTHLVAAIAHQARAGKPDLRVEFTSGEDVAEHLQRVIASGQGQLFIEHYQQVELLILDDVQFLTGQRETQSELLRLFNIMQGSGRQLVLTSDRQPSEIPDVDQRLLSRLIGGLVVDVGAPDYEMRLAILRNVAGTRGVEFADGVLNEVARLAFGNVRELKGALNKLSAFQQLEGTPVAPPDVRAVLGERASMPTPSSHPPRIEAIIPDGTDYEGFLADVLQEVETRVEPWRVALGEAISRWKSHGYSVAVLERAMQLPKAPDVDGLLATFTSAIEHLRNLEAQASSLDPALRGHAAFRDVASIPLAQQLVERAMASTLPLPAPSPVFTRERIDVSSANQLAVKAIDSVIENPGTRYNPLFICGPAGSGKSHLAHALGNAMRPRAAVACLSASAFVDELIAAMQEGGMERWRLRFRAADLFILDDVEVLAGKERTQEELFHLFNHLYERGAQIALTSTYAPRELPELADRLRSRFEGGLVVALQSRERHRVEQLVERAPGELDRFFEDREKTMWNWPDLGGRVIEEYR; translated from the coding sequence ATGAGCGGCCCGCTCGACGGGAACTATCGCTTCGACACGTTCGTGGTCGGCTCGTCGAACCGCCTCGCGGTGTCGGCCGCGCGCGCCGTGGCCGAGGCACCGGGCAGCACCTACAACCCACTGTTCGTCTACGGCGGCTCGGGACTTGGCAAGACGCATCTGGTGGCGGCGATCGCCCATCAGGCGCGTGCGGGCAAGCCCGATCTGCGTGTGGAGTTCACGTCGGGCGAGGACGTGGCCGAGCATCTGCAGCGCGTGATCGCGAGCGGCCAGGGACAGCTGTTCATCGAGCACTATCAGCAGGTCGAGTTGCTCATTCTCGACGACGTGCAATTCCTCACCGGACAGCGCGAAACGCAGTCCGAACTGCTGCGCCTGTTCAACATCATGCAGGGCTCGGGTCGTCAGCTGGTGCTCACCAGCGATCGTCAGCCGTCCGAGATACCCGATGTCGATCAACGCCTGCTGTCGCGGCTCATCGGCGGGCTCGTCGTCGATGTGGGTGCGCCCGACTACGAGATGCGTCTGGCGATCCTGCGCAACGTGGCCGGCACGCGTGGTGTGGAGTTCGCCGATGGCGTGCTGAACGAAGTGGCCCGACTGGCCTTCGGTAACGTGCGTGAGCTCAAGGGCGCCCTGAACAAGCTCTCGGCGTTTCAGCAGCTCGAGGGAACGCCGGTCGCGCCACCCGATGTGCGCGCCGTGCTGGGCGAGCGCGCATCGATGCCCACGCCGTCGTCGCACCCGCCGCGGATCGAAGCGATCATTCCCGACGGTACCGACTACGAGGGTTTTCTCGCCGACGTGCTGCAGGAAGTCGAGACGCGGGTGGAGCCGTGGCGCGTGGCGCTCGGAGAAGCGATCTCGCGCTGGAAGAGCCATGGCTACAGCGTGGCCGTTCTCGAGCGCGCGATGCAACTGCCGAAGGCGCCCGACGTGGACGGCCTGCTCGCCACGTTCACGTCGGCGATCGAGCATCTTCGCAATCTCGAAGCGCAGGCCAGCAGTCTCGATCCGGCGCTGCGCGGACACGCAGCGTTCCGCGATGTCGCTTCGATTCCACTGGCGCAACAGCTGGTCGAGCGCGCGATGGCGAGCACATTGCCGCTGCCCGCGCCGTCGCCGGTCTTCACGCGCGAGCGCATCGACGTCAGCAGCGCCAATCAGCTGGCCGTCAAGGCTATCGACTCGGTGATCGAGAACCCGGGGACACGCTACAATCCGCTCTTCATCTGCGGACCGGCTGGCAGCGGCAAATCCCATCTGGCGCATGCCCTTGGCAACGCCATGCGCCCGCGTGCCGCCGTGGCCTGCCTCTCGGCCAGCGCATTCGTCGATGAGCTGATCGCCGCCATGCAGGAAGGCGGTATGGAGCGCTGGCGCCTGCGATTCCGCGCCGCCGATCTGTTCATCCTCGATGACGTCGAAGTGCTGGCGGGGAAGGAGCGCACGCAGGAAGAACTCTTCCACCTGTTCAATCATCTCTACGAACGCGGAGCGCAGATCGCGCTCACCAGCACGTACGCGCCGCGCGAACTCCCGGAGCTCGCGGACCGACTACGTTCACGATTCGAGGGCGGCCTCGTGGTCGCCCTGCAGTCGCGTGAGCGGCACCGCGTGGAGCAGTTGGTGGAGCGCGCGCCCGGTGAACTCGATCGCTTCTTCGAGGATCGGGAGAAGACCATGTGGAACTGGCCGGACCTCGGCGGACGCGTGATCGAGGAGTACCGATAG
- a CDS encoding GTP-binding protein — MPIVDHATRLITCKLVYYGPGRSGKTTNLTYLHSALPGTQVGELTSLATRRDRTLFFDYLPVDLGTVGAYRVRFQLYTVPGQPYYRAIRQLVLQGADGIAFVADSQRHRWDDNLESLQDMHANLAEHGVDARDLPIVMQYNKQDLPASLAASVAELSVALNFRAVPEFAGDALHGPGVFDTLRSLGMRVLKRLGADEGTETAHRAALALRTPAFTPSLHTGHVTTDVLTGVAGSDA; from the coding sequence ATGCCCATTGTCGATCATGCCACACGGCTGATCACCTGCAAGTTGGTCTACTACGGGCCCGGACGGTCTGGCAAGACGACGAATCTCACCTACCTGCACTCGGCGTTGCCGGGCACGCAGGTCGGCGAGCTCACGTCGCTGGCCACCCGTCGCGACCGCACGCTCTTTTTCGACTATCTCCCCGTCGATCTTGGCACCGTGGGCGCCTATCGCGTCCGCTTTCAGCTGTATACCGTGCCGGGTCAGCCGTACTACCGCGCGATTCGCCAGCTCGTGCTACAAGGCGCCGACGGCATCGCGTTCGTCGCCGACAGTCAGCGCCATCGGTGGGACGACAATCTCGAAAGCCTGCAGGACATGCACGCGAATCTCGCGGAACACGGCGTCGATGCGCGTGATCTGCCCATCGTGATGCAGTACAACAAGCAGGACTTGCCCGCGTCGCTGGCCGCCAGCGTCGCGGAACTGTCGGTCGCGCTGAACTTCCGCGCCGTCCCTGAGTTCGCCGGCGATGCGCTCCACGGCCCGGGCGTGTTCGACACCCTGCGTTCGCTCGGCATGCGCGTGCTCAAGCGGCTCGGCGCGGACGAGGGCACGGAAACAGCCCATCGGGCGGCGCTCGCCCTCCGCACGCCGGCCTTTACGCCGTCGCTGCACACCGGGCACGTGACCACCGATGTGCTCACCGGCGTCGCGGGAAGCGACGCATGA
- a CDS encoding DUF4388 domain-containing protein, which translates to MSLDGRLRDLGLAEVLQLLALSRKSGVLYLEAALQGRNAAVQFQHGSVVNAGVWNAHDTSGALHARTAHEAREVEAVMLDLLLWRDGAFRFAPADEHAPAGAAIRLAIEPLLMEAAQRAEVWSRIEDRVPHSRVVPAFVDVEPQQLPLLRLAPAQWEILTRVDGQRDLLMLADSLGRNLLDVAEQVHGLIGAGLLALRDGPVAPRRNPTPPAMAAIPAPEGREIAGDLWIPTAVHTRHSSATPDDALLSHDEDSLFDPVELGVISPEGFPRRRTPWLASPPVASQAAEPSLPRGETAGIAPRAEAISLCRLGDEAARRGDFADAMTHWHAALRVPEPFADADRVREAIALTARLHALLHP; encoded by the coding sequence ATGAGTCTGGACGGCCGACTTCGCGACCTCGGCCTCGCCGAGGTCTTGCAACTGCTCGCCCTGAGCCGCAAGTCGGGTGTTCTGTACCTGGAAGCGGCGCTGCAAGGTCGGAACGCCGCCGTGCAGTTCCAGCATGGCAGTGTAGTCAATGCCGGCGTCTGGAACGCGCACGATACCTCAGGCGCGCTCCACGCGCGCACCGCCCACGAGGCGCGCGAGGTGGAGGCGGTCATGCTCGACCTTCTGTTGTGGCGTGACGGCGCCTTTCGCTTTGCGCCAGCCGACGAGCACGCCCCCGCGGGCGCCGCCATCCGTCTGGCTATCGAACCGTTGCTGATGGAGGCCGCTCAGCGGGCCGAGGTCTGGTCGCGGATCGAAGATCGCGTGCCACATTCACGGGTCGTTCCGGCCTTCGTGGACGTCGAGCCCCAACAATTGCCACTCCTCCGTCTGGCTCCGGCGCAGTGGGAGATCTTGACCCGTGTCGACGGGCAGCGCGATCTGCTGATGCTCGCCGACTCGCTCGGGCGTAACCTGTTGGACGTGGCGGAGCAGGTCCACGGTCTGATCGGGGCAGGACTATTGGCGCTGCGCGATGGACCGGTGGCACCCCGGCGGAATCCCACGCCACCCGCGATGGCAGCGATTCCCGCTCCCGAGGGTCGGGAGATCGCTGGCGATCTCTGGATCCCCACGGCGGTGCACACGCGGCACTCCTCAGCCACACCCGACGACGCGTTACTGTCGCACGACGAAGATTCGCTCTTCGATCCTGTCGAACTGGGGGTCATCTCCCCCGAAGGATTCCCCCGTCGACGCACACCGTGGTTGGCGTCGCCACCGGTTGCCTCGCAGGCGGCTGAGCCGTCCTTGCCGCGAGGGGAGACGGCCGGAATCGCACCGCGCGCCGAAGCCATCTCGTTGTGCCGGCTCGGTGACGAAGCGGCCCGGCGCGGTGACTTCGCTGATGCGATGACGCACTGGCACGCTGCCCTTCGGGTGCCCGAGCCGTTCGCTGACGCAGATCGCGTGCGCGAAGCGATCGCGCTGACAGCCCGGTTGCACGCGCTGCTGCATCCGTAA
- a CDS encoding tetratricopeptide repeat protein produces MTSVMSAGRDVELLRTLIERVDQHDPGAFNNLGVLYHSRGLHAEAVDAFLRALAIDPRMRTAARNLEIAAATPGACDARMAALDARVAADPDDRAAALERARLSRLIGRNDTAIRQLETLIAEDPDDAAALFERGLIEQRAGDLRRAQRWFERAVNLSDTDTDARLHLAEVLYQRGQNEQALECLDLLLARHADSADAHLLRGFVLGDMGRHDAAIASARIAAQLNPTLSTAQIDLSLESGGLAGTPIAIDPSTASGMMSVEPEGALARYGLGLAFRQRGYFEEARREFERSLAGGEDARMAEHALGELDLIAGRFDDARARYESLLALQEQPRWWNEHGVAMHQSGDVEGAADSYRRALRIDPRHALAYNNLGVALDDLGDHSAARESFVRASELDPTLIVARLNLSRWLAAQRDPLAALTLLRELVAFHPRDAESWKGMGTVLQALDRIEEARDAFLTAIECRPSHAEARFGLARVLERLGDSDGAARETQQALRYSPIRRESRLSVAIDLQRECPDAVGALELLAVQGGSPLRGIVLPTDDLAALLPEQAPAATVASDTAQSGLDAGARAVAMAVADAARTCDDADAFASRAVHGEALERYTRARVLVDMASVAEMEPTAQLVWQRATLGEARSLCLLGRGVEALPQLKRAGALWPHHPEVLALFAFAAASDAARDPASAELARTAMLRLLRQDVTSAALLHFAGDAAMKMHDEALALGFYRRALAHDPARPTARVAIARMLRERGDLLAARLELVAALSAVPNWRDAVLELARVHRDARRHADARWILVDVLKRWPTDVEALQLLIEVLVGEERAGDARIVVDRVLRHDPDNTGARWFDGVLLAQQSRTRDALARWARLAQCTEVDGFVERARHAVSHAVYGSGAPSDPARVA; encoded by the coding sequence ATGACGTCCGTCATGTCGGCTGGTCGCGACGTGGAGCTGCTCCGCACGCTGATCGAGCGCGTCGATCAGCACGATCCGGGTGCGTTCAACAACCTCGGCGTGCTGTATCACTCGCGTGGGCTGCACGCGGAGGCGGTCGATGCCTTCCTGCGCGCCCTGGCGATCGATCCGCGCATGCGCACCGCGGCGCGTAATCTCGAGATCGCCGCGGCGACGCCGGGCGCCTGTGATGCCCGGATGGCCGCACTCGATGCACGCGTCGCGGCCGATCCCGACGATCGCGCGGCGGCGCTGGAACGTGCGCGACTATCGCGGCTGATCGGCCGGAACGACACGGCCATTCGGCAGCTCGAGACGCTGATTGCCGAAGATCCCGACGACGCCGCGGCGCTGTTCGAGCGTGGACTGATCGAGCAGCGGGCCGGCGATCTCCGTCGCGCGCAGCGCTGGTTCGAACGCGCCGTGAACCTGAGCGACACTGATACCGACGCGCGGCTGCATCTGGCCGAAGTGCTCTATCAGCGCGGACAGAACGAGCAGGCGCTCGAGTGTCTCGACCTGCTGCTGGCCCGGCACGCCGACAGCGCCGATGCGCATTTGCTGCGCGGTTTCGTGCTCGGCGACATGGGACGTCACGATGCGGCCATCGCCTCCGCGCGCATCGCCGCGCAACTGAATCCGACACTCTCGACGGCGCAGATCGATTTGTCGCTCGAATCGGGCGGCCTCGCCGGCACGCCGATCGCGATCGATCCATCGACGGCGAGCGGTATGATGAGTGTGGAGCCCGAAGGCGCGCTCGCCCGCTATGGTCTCGGACTCGCCTTCCGGCAGCGTGGCTACTTCGAAGAGGCGCGACGAGAGTTCGAACGGTCGCTGGCCGGCGGCGAAGATGCGCGCATGGCGGAGCATGCGCTGGGTGAGCTCGACCTGATCGCTGGTCGATTCGATGATGCTCGCGCGCGGTACGAATCGTTGCTGGCGCTGCAAGAGCAGCCGCGCTGGTGGAACGAGCATGGCGTCGCGATGCATCAGTCGGGCGACGTGGAAGGAGCCGCTGACAGCTATCGTCGGGCGCTGCGCATCGATCCGCGCCATGCGCTGGCGTACAACAACCTCGGGGTGGCGCTCGACGATCTCGGTGATCACAGCGCGGCGCGCGAGTCGTTCGTACGTGCATCCGAGCTCGATCCCACGCTGATCGTAGCCCGCCTGAATCTGTCGCGTTGGTTGGCAGCGCAGCGCGATCCACTGGCGGCGCTCACGTTACTGCGTGAGCTCGTGGCGTTCCATCCACGCGATGCGGAATCGTGGAAGGGGATGGGGACCGTGTTGCAGGCGCTGGACCGCATCGAGGAAGCGCGCGATGCCTTCTTGACCGCGATCGAATGCCGACCTTCACATGCCGAGGCGCGGTTCGGACTCGCGCGCGTGCTCGAGCGACTCGGCGACAGCGATGGCGCCGCGCGGGAAACACAGCAGGCGCTGAGGTATTCGCCGATACGCCGGGAGTCGCGCCTGTCGGTGGCGATCGATTTGCAGCGTGAGTGCCCGGATGCCGTCGGCGCGCTCGAGTTGCTGGCCGTACAGGGCGGATCGCCGTTGCGCGGCATTGTGCTGCCTACGGATGATCTGGCGGCGCTCTTGCCGGAGCAGGCGCCCGCGGCAACCGTCGCGAGCGATACCGCCCAAAGCGGTCTCGATGCCGGCGCGAGGGCCGTGGCAATGGCCGTAGCGGACGCCGCCCGCACCTGCGACGACGCCGATGCCTTCGCGTCTCGTGCCGTGCACGGTGAAGCCCTCGAGCGGTATACCCGAGCGCGCGTGCTGGTCGACATGGCATCGGTGGCCGAGATGGAGCCCACGGCGCAACTCGTGTGGCAGCGCGCCACGTTGGGAGAGGCGCGATCGCTCTGCCTGCTAGGGCGCGGCGTTGAGGCGTTGCCGCAGCTGAAGCGGGCCGGCGCCTTGTGGCCGCATCATCCGGAAGTCCTCGCGCTGTTCGCGTTCGCCGCGGCATCGGACGCGGCACGCGATCCGGCCAGCGCGGAGTTGGCGCGCACCGCCATGCTGCGCTTGTTGCGACAGGACGTGACCAGTGCCGCGCTCTTGCACTTTGCCGGCGATGCGGCGATGAAGATGCACGACGAGGCGCTGGCGCTGGGTTTCTATCGGCGTGCGCTGGCGCATGATCCGGCGCGGCCCACGGCCCGCGTGGCGATCGCGCGGATGCTGCGTGAACGCGGCGATCTGTTGGCCGCGCGGCTCGAGCTGGTCGCCGCGCTATCGGCGGTGCCGAACTGGCGTGACGCCGTGCTCGAACTTGCCCGCGTACACCGCGATGCACGGCGACATGCCGACGCTCGCTGGATTCTCGTGGACGTGCTCAAGCGCTGGCCGACGGACGTCGAGGCGCTCCAGCTGCTGATCGAGGTGCTCGTCGGAGAGGAACGTGCCGGCGACGCGCGCATCGTGGTGGACCGCGTGCTTCGGCATGACCCGGACAACACGGGCGCACGCTGGTTCGACGGCGTGCTCCTCGCGCAGCAGTCGCGGACGCGCGATGCGCTCGCGCGCTGGGCTCGCCTGGCGCAGTGTACCGAGGTGGATGGCTTCGTGGAGCGCGCGCGACATGCCGTGTCACACGCCGTGTATGGCAGCGGTGCGCCCAGCGATCCGGCGCGCGTCGCATGA